A portion of the Juglans microcarpa x Juglans regia isolate MS1-56 chromosome 1D, Jm3101_v1.0, whole genome shotgun sequence genome contains these proteins:
- the LOC121250348 gene encoding cucumisin-like has product MARKTSRLSWLLLLSLATILVVGHSASQNDRKSYIVYMGERRQDEVSTLSGLHASMLQEVIDSNTGPESLLYSYERSFNGFAAKLTEEEAQKMAGMEGVVSVFPNEQKRLHTTRSWDFLGFPQQVERTTVESDIIIGVLDSGIWPESDSFSDKGFGPPPSKWRGTCRASTNFTCNNKIIGAQYYRSNGDVSGNDIRSPRDSDGHGTHTASIAAGNVVNMASVQGLGSGTARGGVPSARIAVYKICWLDGCGDADILAAFDDAIADGVDLITISVGGTADSYFKNSIAIGAFHAMRNGILTSNSAGNRGPGLATLTNISPWSLSVAASAIDRKFFTEVQLGNDKIYEGISINTFDLKNEMFPIIYGGDAPNTTAGLQGSSRYCDPGTLDQNLVKGKIVLCDFLGDGEGTFLASAVGTVIKGSEGRDIAFSFPLPASYLDIEDGSNVYFYINSTRSPTATILKTKERKDAFAPYIPSFSSRGPNVATSNILKPDLAAPGLNILAAWSPIAPISEVEGDNRKLSFNILSGTSTACPHATGVAAYVKSLHPKWSPAAIKSALMTTADPMSAGKHPEAELAYGAGNINPSKAPNPGLIYDIDAADYIKFLCGQGYNTKSLQLLTGDNSSCSDDATNETVNDLNYPAFAISTPPLRSINRVFNRIVTNVGSPTSTYKAILNSPPGLTIKVTPSILSFTSLGQKLPYTLTIEGTIDKFIVSASLTWDDCTFQVRSPIAVFAP; this is encoded by the exons ATGGCACGCAAAACTTCTAGACTTTCATGGCTTCTCCTCCTCAGCCTCGCGACCATTCTCGTTGTTGGTCACTCAGCTTCACAGAATGACCGAAAG TCTTATATTGTCTATATGGGAGAAAGGCGGCAGGACGAGGTTTCCACATTATCCGGCCTTCACGCGAGCATGCTACAAGAAGTCATTGACAG CAATACTGGACCGGAATCTTTACTTTATAGCTACGAGAGGAGTTTCAATGGATTTGCAGCGAAGCTAACCGAGGAAGAAGCTCAAAAAATGGCTG GAATGGAAGGCGTTGTGTCCGTCTTCCCCAACGAACAGAAAAGGCTCCATACAACAAGGTCATGGGACTTCCTTGGCTTCCCGCAGCAAGTTGAAAGAACAACTGTTGAAAGCGACATCATTATTGGAGTTCTTGACAGTGGAATCTGGCCCGAGTCTGATAGCTTTAGCGACAAAGGATTTGGTCCACCGCCTAGCAAATGGAGGGGCACCTGCCGAGCCTCAACCAACTTTACTTGCAACAA TAAAATCATAGGAGCACAATATTACCGTAGCAATGGAGATGTTTCCGGAAATGACATTAGATCTCCTCGAGATTCAGACGGCCACGGGACACATACCGCATCCATAGCAGCTGGGAACGTTGTTAACATGGCAAGCGTACAGGGGCTTGGCTCGGGAACAGCACGAGGAGGGGTTCCATCAGCACGCATTGCTGTGTACAAAATATGTTGGCTTGATGGCTGTGGTGATGCTGACATTCTTGCAGCTTTTGATGATGCTATTGCTGATGGCGTCGACCTAATAACTATTTCAGTCGGTGGAACTGCTGATAgctattttaaaaattcaattgCCATCGGTGCCTTTCATGCTATGAGAAATGGAATATTGACATCAAACTCAGCTGGTAACAGGGGTCCAGGTCTAGCAACCCTCACAAACATTTCGCCCTGGTCTCTTTCCGTGGCTGCAAGCGCCATAGATCGAAAATTCTTCACTGAGGTCCAATTGGGTAACGACAAGATCTATGAg GGAATTTCAATTAATACATTTGACCTCAAGAATGAAATGTTTCCGATAATTTATGGCGGAGATGCACCTAACACCACAGCGGGTTTGCAGGGGTCGTCCAG GTATTGCGATCCAGGTACATTGGATCAGAATTTAGTGAAAGGGAAAATTGTACTTTGTGATTTCCTGGGTGACGGGGAAGGAACATTTCTAGCAAGCGCGGTTGGAACTGTGATTAAAGGCTCAGAAGGCAGGGATATTGCCTTCTCTTTTCCCTTGCCCGCATCTTACCTTGACATTGAGGATGGTAGCAACGTCTACTTCTACATAAATTCAACAAG gagCCCGACTGCGACCATTCTCAAGACTAAGGAGCGTAAGGATGCATTTGCACCTTACATACCCTCCTTCTCATCAAGGGGTCCAAATGTAGCTACGTCCAACATTCTCAAG CCGGATTTAGCAGCTCCCGGACTCAACATTCTAGCAGCATGGTCACCAATTGCCCCAATTTCCGAGGTTGAAGGTGATAATAGAAAACTGTCATTCAATATTCTGTCGGGCACCTCCACGGCTTGCCCACATGCTACAGGAGTTGCTGCTTACGTCAAATCCTTGCACCCCAAATGGTCACCTGCCGCTATCAAGTCGGCTCTCATGACTACcg CTGACCCCATGAGTGCTGGAAAGCATCCAGAGGCTGAACTTGCATACGGTGCAGGCAATATAAATCCTTCAAAGGCTCCAAATCCTGGTTTAATCTATGACATTGATGCAGCTGACTACATAAAATTTCTGTGCGGACAAGGATATAATACCAAATCATTACAACTTCTGACTGGGGACAATAGTAGCTGTTCTGATGATGCCACTAATGAAACGGTCAACGATCTAAACTATCCTGCTTTTGCTATTTCCACGCCGCCCTTGAGATCCATCAATCGTGTTTTCAATCGGATTGTCACCAATGTTGGATCCCCGACGTCTACGTATAAAGCTATTTTGAACTCCCCACCTGGACTCACAATCAAAGTAACTCCTAGCATTCTATCTTTCACATCCCTTGGACAAAAGCTGCCGTATACGCTCACAATCGAAGGAACTATAGATAAGTTTATAGTCTCTGCTTCCTTAACGTGGGATGACTGTACGTTCCAAGTGAGGAGCCCCATTGCTGTGTTTGCACCCTGA